A single Mangrovimonas sp. YM274 DNA region contains:
- a CDS encoding 2-hydroxyacid dehydrogenase, with protein sequence MNILHLDTNHPLLIEQLNDLGFINHEDYSSSKTEIESKIKDYEGIVIRSRFTIDQQFLDTATNLKFIGRVGAGLENIDCDYAEQKGISLIAAPEGNRNAVGEQALGMLLSLFNNLNKADAEVRQGKWLREANRGLELDGKTVGIIGYGNMGKAFAKKLRGFEVDVLCYDIQAGVGDNNAEQVPLEVFCKQVDVVSLHTPQTPLTLGMIDKAFIKKFKKPFWFINTARGKSVVTEDLVDALKTGNILGAGLDVLEYEKASFENLFLEEMPEAFKYLIQAQNVLLTPHIAGWTIESKEKLAQTIVDKIKAEFY encoded by the coding sequence ATGAACATCCTTCACCTCGATACCAATCACCCCTTGTTAATTGAACAACTCAATGATTTAGGATTCATTAACCATGAAGATTACTCCTCTTCAAAAACCGAGATTGAATCCAAAATTAAGGACTATGAAGGTATCGTCATAAGAAGTAGATTTACCATTGACCAGCAATTTTTAGATACTGCAACAAACTTAAAGTTCATTGGTCGTGTTGGTGCTGGATTGGAGAATATAGATTGTGATTATGCCGAGCAAAAAGGCATTTCATTAATTGCTGCACCTGAAGGCAACCGAAACGCTGTAGGTGAACAGGCCTTGGGGATGCTCCTTTCGCTATTCAACAACCTCAATAAAGCTGATGCTGAAGTGCGCCAAGGCAAATGGCTTCGCGAAGCCAATAGAGGCTTGGAACTTGACGGAAAAACCGTAGGCATTATTGGTTATGGCAACATGGGAAAAGCCTTCGCAAAAAAACTGAGAGGTTTTGAAGTAGATGTCTTGTGCTACGACATTCAAGCTGGTGTAGGCGACAACAATGCAGAACAAGTTCCTCTTGAAGTGTTCTGCAAACAAGTAGATGTGGTGAGTCTGCATACCCCACAAACACCACTCACTCTAGGCATGATTGACAAAGCATTCATTAAAAAATTCAAAAAGCCATTTTGGTTTATCAACACTGCCCGTGGCAAGAGTGTGGTAACCGAAGATTTGGTAGATGCCCTAAAAACAGGGAACATATTGGGTGCAGGTTTGGATGTTTTGGAATATGAAAAAGCTTCTTTTGAAAATCTGTTTTTAGAAGAAATGCCCGAAGCCTTTAAATACTTGATACAGGCCCAAAACGTGCTACTTACGCCTCACATTGCTGGTTGGACCATTGAAAGTAAAGAGAAGTTGGCACAAACCATTGTTGACAAAATCAAAGCTGAATTTTACTAA
- a CDS encoding lysophospholipid acyltransferase family protein, which produces MTKQQNSGLVSAKEVAKAIQMDKYGFVGTFSGWVLMKMLKISKLNKIYNRNKHFSELEFLDRILEEFQIKFEIPEEDLKRLPKDGAYITVSNHPLGGIDGILLLKLMLEQRQDFKIIANFLLHRIEPLKNYILPVNPFEDRKDVKSSLAGFKTAIKHLKDGHPLGIFPAGEVSTYRDGKLVVDKPWEAAAMKLVKKAEVPVVPIYFHAKNSKLFYELSKINDTFRTAKLPSELLTQKRRVIKVRIGRPIPVSEQKEHLTLESYSEFLRRKTYILSNSFDEKGKFLSNFSTTLKATKPPKRIVTPIARDIMVAEVDALRENDMRLLQSKNYEVFLAPANAIPNSLREIGRLREITFREVGEGTNEAIDLDTFDTYYHHMFLWDNDRQLIVGAYRMGLGAAIFEKYGIDGFYLQDLFRFEPELYKMMSQSIEMGRAFIIKEYQQKPMPLFLLWKGIVHTTLRFPEHKYLIGGVSISNQFSNFSKSLMIEFMKSHYYDPYVAQYVRPKKEFKVKLKDADKDFVFDETEADLNKFDKIIDEVEPGALRLPVLLKKYIKQNAKLVAFNVDPLFNNAVDGLMYIKIADLPESTVRPVMEEFQAELEQKLSEQNDVESAG; this is translated from the coding sequence ATGACTAAACAACAAAATTCTGGTTTGGTAAGTGCTAAGGAAGTAGCCAAGGCCATACAAATGGACAAGTACGGATTTGTAGGGACTTTTTCGGGTTGGGTATTGATGAAGATGCTCAAAATCTCCAAGTTGAATAAAATTTACAATCGAAATAAGCACTTTAGTGAACTTGAATTTTTGGATAGAATTCTTGAGGAATTTCAGATTAAATTTGAAATTCCAGAGGAAGATTTAAAGCGTTTGCCCAAGGATGGGGCCTATATCACGGTATCCAATCACCCCTTAGGCGGAATAGATGGGATCTTGTTGTTGAAGTTGATGTTGGAGCAACGTCAGGATTTTAAGATCATCGCCAATTTCCTTTTACATAGAATAGAACCCCTTAAAAACTATATTTTACCGGTAAATCCTTTTGAAGATCGTAAGGATGTAAAGTCAAGTTTGGCAGGATTTAAAACAGCTATCAAACATTTAAAGGATGGGCATCCTCTCGGGATTTTCCCGGCTGGAGAAGTATCTACCTATAGAGACGGTAAACTGGTGGTAGATAAACCATGGGAAGCGGCTGCTATGAAATTGGTTAAAAAAGCAGAGGTTCCCGTAGTTCCAATTTATTTTCATGCCAAAAACAGTAAGTTGTTTTACGAACTGTCTAAAATCAACGATACGTTTAGGACTGCAAAACTGCCATCAGAGCTGTTGACGCAAAAACGTCGGGTGATTAAGGTTAGAATTGGTCGACCTATTCCTGTTAGTGAGCAAAAGGAGCACTTGACTCTGGAAAGCTATTCGGAATTTCTGAGAAGAAAGACCTATATACTCTCAAATTCATTTGATGAAAAAGGGAAGTTTCTTAGCAATTTTTCTACAACGTTAAAAGCAACCAAACCACCTAAACGCATTGTAACGCCAATAGCTCGGGACATTATGGTTGCGGAAGTAGATGCCTTGCGTGAAAATGACATGAGGTTACTGCAGAGTAAGAATTATGAGGTGTTTTTAGCTCCTGCCAATGCCATTCCCAATAGTTTGCGTGAAATAGGAAGACTGCGTGAAATAACCTTTAGGGAAGTAGGTGAGGGAACCAACGAGGCCATCGATTTAGATACTTTTGATACCTATTATCACCACATGTTTCTTTGGGACAATGATCGTCAGTTGATTGTTGGTGCCTATCGAATGGGCTTGGGAGCGGCTATATTTGAGAAGTATGGGATAGATGGATTTTATCTACAGGATTTGTTCCGTTTTGAACCGGAATTGTATAAAATGATGAGCCAGTCCATAGAAATGGGACGTGCTTTCATCATTAAGGAATATCAACAAAAACCGATGCCATTATTCCTGTTGTGGAAAGGCATTGTACATACTACACTGCGATTCCCTGAACACAAATACTTAATTGGTGGCGTGAGTATTAGTAATCAGTTTTCCAATTTCTCTAAGTCCTTGATGATCGAGTTTATGAAATCGCATTACTACGATCCTTATGTAGCCCAATATGTACGCCCCAAAAAGGAGTTTAAGGTAAAGCTAAAGGATGCGGACAAGGATTTTGTCTTTGATGAAACCGAAGCTGACTTGAACAAGTTCGACAAGATTATCGACGAAGTGGAGCCAGGGGCTTTGCGTTTACCCGTATTGTTGAAAAAATACATTAAGCAAAATGCCAAGTTGGTGGCCTTTAACGTGGATCCTCTCTTCAACAATGCTGTGGATGGCTTGATGTACATTAAAATTGCCGACTTGCCAGAAAGTACCGTACGCCCTGTTATGGAAGAGTTCCAAGCTGAGTTGGAGCAAAAACTCTCTGAACAAAACGACGTAGAGAGTGCTGGGTAA
- a CDS encoding TerB family tellurite resistance protein, whose amino-acid sequence MSISDLFDSGFKKRNEDHFAAIVRVAMSDGIINEEERAFLDRLARNLGIDDHEYATILKDYKTHPINPPTSYELRLERLFDLARMVWVDHIQSDDQVNMLEKFCVGLGFRPDNAKYITDKALHLVKEGVDIEIFKDEMKAMNK is encoded by the coding sequence ATGTCGATTTCAGATTTATTTGACAGTGGATTTAAAAAACGTAATGAAGATCATTTTGCAGCGATTGTAAGGGTTGCTATGAGTGACGGAATTATTAATGAAGAAGAACGTGCGTTTTTAGATAGATTGGCAAGAAACTTAGGTATTGATGACCATGAATATGCTACAATACTAAAGGACTATAAAACACATCCAATTAATCCTCCAACTTCTTATGAATTACGTTTGGAGCGTTTGTTTGATTTGGCTAGAATGGTGTGGGTTGACCATATCCAATCTGATGACCAAGTGAACATGTTAGAGAAATTTTGTGTAGGTCTTGGTTTTAGACCGGACAATGCCAAATACATCACAGATAAAGCTTTACATTTGGTAAAGGAAGGTGTAGATATTGAAATCTTTAAGGATGAAATGAAAGCAATGAACAAATAA
- a CDS encoding VOC family protein, with translation MKKRVTGIGGLFFKTDDPNATKEWYKKHLGFNTDDYGCTFWWKDKDGNDCSTQWSPFPKDTKYYEPSQKGFMFNYRVEDLEALLKVLKEEGVTIVGDMETYDYGKFAWILDNEGNKIELWEPIDQAFQ, from the coding sequence ATGAAAAAAAGAGTAACAGGTATTGGCGGTTTATTTTTTAAAACCGACGATCCCAACGCCACCAAAGAATGGTATAAAAAGCACCTTGGTTTCAATACCGATGATTACGGCTGTACTTTTTGGTGGAAAGACAAAGACGGCAATGATTGCTCTACCCAATGGAGCCCTTTCCCAAAAGATACCAAGTATTATGAACCTTCCCAAAAGGGTTTTATGTTCAATTATCGGGTTGAGGATTTGGAAGCTTTGTTGAAAGTTTTAAAGGAAGAAGGTGTCACCATTGTAGGGGATATGGAAACATACGACTATGGAAAATTTGCTTGGATTTTGGATAATGAAGGCAACAAAATTGAACTTTGGGAACCTATCGATCAAGCATTCCAATAA
- the mgtE gene encoding magnesium transporter, whose amino-acid sequence MSEDREHIQFELTDELIAQVEQLIEDQNNKELRKLLKEFHYADIAEILDELDLEEAIYIIKLLDSETTSDVLMELDEDNREKVLKNLSAKEIAEEIEELDTDDAADILAELSEERQQEVISNIEDEEHKAEITELLAYDEDTAGGLMAKELVKVYATWTVAGCLRRIRGQAENVTRVHSIYVVDKQEKLIGRLSLKDLITAKSDQKIADIYIKNVDYVHVQEDVEEVAKVMQKYDLEAIPVVDDNQILLGRITIDDIVDVIREEADKDYQLAAGISQDVEADDTIFELTKARLPWLLIGMFGGLGAATIISGFQTAMEKYTILLSFVPLIQATAGNVGVQSSAIVVQGLANDTVKGKIVRRLFKEFLLGLVNGVGIAMIVLPISHFFFGTPYLVSITICVALITVIVIAALVGTFIPIFLDKRGIDPAVATGPFITTSNDIFGILIYFLIAKMILGF is encoded by the coding sequence TTGTCCGAAGATAGAGAGCACATACAATTTGAACTGACAGATGAACTGATAGCACAGGTTGAGCAACTCATTGAAGACCAAAACAACAAGGAGCTGCGCAAACTATTAAAAGAGTTTCACTATGCTGATATTGCTGAAATTCTAGATGAGTTAGATCTGGAAGAGGCTATATATATCATCAAATTGCTCGATTCTGAAACCACATCCGATGTGTTGATGGAATTGGATGAGGACAATAGGGAAAAAGTTTTAAAAAACCTTTCCGCCAAGGAAATTGCCGAAGAAATTGAAGAGCTCGACACCGATGATGCCGCCGATATTCTAGCAGAACTTTCCGAAGAACGTCAGCAAGAGGTAATATCCAACATTGAAGACGAAGAGCACAAAGCAGAAATCACTGAGCTTTTAGCATATGACGAAGATACTGCCGGTGGTTTAATGGCTAAAGAGCTCGTTAAGGTCTATGCCACCTGGACCGTTGCAGGGTGTTTACGACGTATCCGTGGTCAGGCCGAAAATGTCACTAGGGTGCATTCCATTTACGTAGTGGACAAACAGGAAAAACTCATTGGCCGTCTTTCGCTTAAAGATTTGATTACCGCCAAAAGCGATCAAAAAATTGCCGACATCTACATTAAAAACGTGGATTATGTCCATGTTCAAGAAGACGTAGAAGAAGTGGCCAAAGTGATGCAAAAATACGATTTGGAGGCCATCCCAGTAGTCGATGACAACCAGATATTATTGGGACGTATTACCATTGATGACATTGTAGATGTCATCCGTGAAGAAGCCGATAAAGACTACCAGTTGGCGGCCGGTATCTCTCAAGACGTTGAAGCCGATGATACCATCTTTGAATTGACCAAAGCACGTTTACCTTGGTTGTTAATAGGTATGTTTGGAGGATTGGGAGCAGCGACCATCATTTCAGGCTTCCAAACGGCCATGGAAAAATATACCATCCTGCTATCCTTTGTTCCGCTTATTCAAGCGACAGCAGGAAACGTTGGGGTGCAATCGTCAGCCATTGTGGTACAAGGATTGGCTAATGACACCGTAAAAGGAAAAATAGTAAGACGCCTCTTCAAAGAATTCCTATTGGGCTTGGTAAATGGTGTTGGTATTGCCATGATTGTTTTGCCAATTAGCCATTTCTTTTTTGGAACCCCTTATTTGGTCTCCATTACCATTTGCGTAGCCTTGATTACCGTTATTGTAATTGCCGCGCTTGTAGGTACCTTCATCCCAATATTTCTGGATAAACGTGGTATAGATCCCGCTGTAGCGACGGGACCATTTATCACCACTAGTAATGATATTTTTGGAATCTTAATTTACTTCCTAATCGCTAAAATGATTTTAGGTTTTTAA
- a CDS encoding TM2 domain-containing protein: MSDEKSLGDDLNDMLGDAKKTAKKAAGKAEEFGKEAQGSAKEFGKEAEEATREFRESAKEAFEKTTGSNKKVLAGVLAILLGGFGIHKFVLNYTKEGLILLLTTVVLSLFSFGFLGFLVWVFTVIEGIIYLTKTDGEFYKTYQLGKKPWF, encoded by the coding sequence ATGTCTGATGAAAAAAGTCTAGGAGACGACCTTAACGACATGTTGGGCGACGCCAAAAAAACAGCCAAAAAAGCGGCTGGCAAAGCCGAAGAATTTGGTAAAGAAGCCCAAGGTAGTGCTAAAGAATTTGGCAAAGAAGCCGAAGAAGCTACTAGGGAATTTAGAGAAAGTGCCAAAGAAGCTTTTGAAAAAACAACAGGTTCTAACAAGAAAGTGCTCGCTGGAGTATTAGCCATTTTATTAGGCGGCTTTGGTATTCATAAATTTGTGCTAAACTACACTAAAGAAGGGCTTATACTATTGTTAACAACTGTAGTTTTATCCTTATTTAGTTTTGGATTCTTAGGCTTTTTGGTTTGGGTTTTCACGGTTATAGAAGGGATCATTTACCTTACGAAAACCGACGGAGAATTCTATAAAACCTACCAATTAGGGAAAAAACCTTGGTTTTAA
- a CDS encoding GNAT family N-acetyltransferase, with the protein MNCTIREAVKSDMPKVLELIHELAVFEKEPDAVEVTVEELEHKGFGTNPNFHCFVAEVDGAVEGIALVYTRFSTWKGVVLHLEDLIVRQSMRGHGLGTKLLDEVIKYGNDLGVKRICWEVLDWNTPAIDFYESKGADVKRDWDVVHLDEQGIANYISRL; encoded by the coding sequence ATGAATTGTACAATTAGAGAAGCCGTTAAATCAGATATGCCCAAGGTTCTTGAGCTCATTCATGAATTGGCAGTTTTTGAGAAAGAACCCGATGCTGTGGAAGTTACCGTAGAAGAATTGGAACATAAAGGGTTTGGTACTAACCCCAATTTTCATTGTTTTGTGGCCGAAGTTGATGGCGCTGTAGAAGGGATTGCCTTGGTATACACACGTTTTTCTACGTGGAAAGGTGTCGTGCTGCATCTAGAAGACCTTATTGTGAGACAAAGCATGCGTGGGCATGGATTGGGAACCAAACTTTTGGATGAAGTTATTAAGTATGGTAATGACTTGGGAGTAAAACGGATTTGTTGGGAAGTGTTGGATTGGAATACACCTGCCATAGACTTTTATGAGAGCAAAGGTGCCGATGTAAAACGCGATTGGGATGTGGTGCATTTGGATGAACAAGGAATAGCAAATTATATTTCAAGATTGTAG
- a CDS encoding DUF4286 family protein, whose product MIIYNVTTHIDETIQEEWLEWIKSEHIPQVLATGKFKEAKLTRVLVEEEKGGLTFSIQYRALSRKALDEYYEVFAMQLRNEGLKRFADKMLAFRTELEIIDEYSVDFS is encoded by the coding sequence ATGATTATCTACAACGTCACAACACATATTGATGAGACCATACAAGAAGAATGGTTGGAATGGATAAAATCTGAACACATCCCACAGGTATTGGCCACAGGAAAATTTAAAGAAGCAAAACTAACCAGGGTTTTGGTCGAAGAGGAAAAAGGGGGCCTCACATTTTCCATTCAATATAGAGCTTTGTCCAGAAAGGCATTGGACGAATACTATGAAGTGTTTGCCATGCAGTTGCGCAATGAAGGACTCAAAAGGTTTGCCGATAAAATGCTTGCCTTTAGAACCGAATTGGAAATCATTGATGAATATTCGGTAGATTTTAGTTAA
- a CDS encoding aspartate kinase, with product MQIFKFGGASVKDAKGVKNLVSVLQQVGVENTLIVVSAMGKTTNALETVVHNYFHKPTELQSSLQEVKKYHNEILLELFEQEQHPVFQKVTLLFNELSEFFDRNKSPDYNYVYDQSICYGELVSTTIVSEYLITIGLANTWLDVRNCIKTDNYYRKANVNWEDTQTNITKQVKPDVLNITQGFLGSDANNFTTTLGREGSDYTAAIFAYCLNAESVTIWKDVAGVLNADPRYFEHAQLLNRISYSEAIELAFYGASVIHPKTLQPLQRKEIPLKVKSFLNPKEQGTTVCKGVDIEPKVPCFIVKKNQVLISLSSLDFSYIVEDNISAIFNLLHTYKMKVDVIQNSAISFSVCVDNLYDNLDKLLQDLKANFKVTCHKNVSLYTVRHYNDAAIKALEEGKTLLLKQLTQDTVQMVTN from the coding sequence ATGCAGATATTTAAGTTTGGAGGTGCATCGGTTAAAGATGCTAAAGGTGTTAAAAATCTTGTGTCGGTGTTGCAGCAGGTTGGTGTTGAAAATACTTTGATTGTGGTGTCCGCTATGGGCAAAACTACCAATGCTTTAGAGACTGTGGTACACAATTACTTTCATAAACCAACAGAATTGCAATCCTCTCTTCAAGAGGTTAAAAAATATCATAATGAAATTTTACTGGAGCTATTTGAGCAAGAACAGCATCCTGTTTTTCAAAAGGTAACATTGCTATTTAATGAACTTTCAGAGTTTTTCGATAGGAACAAGTCACCAGATTATAACTATGTGTATGATCAATCCATTTGTTATGGGGAGTTGGTGTCCACAACCATTGTTAGTGAATATCTCATTACTATTGGTTTGGCAAATACCTGGTTGGATGTTCGAAACTGTATCAAAACAGATAATTACTATCGTAAGGCAAATGTAAATTGGGAAGACACTCAAACCAATATTACTAAGCAAGTAAAGCCAGATGTTTTAAATATTACGCAAGGGTTTTTAGGTAGCGATGCCAATAATTTTACCACTACTTTGGGGCGTGAAGGGAGCGATTATACGGCTGCTATTTTTGCCTACTGTTTAAATGCTGAAAGTGTTACCATTTGGAAAGATGTGGCAGGGGTTTTAAATGCCGATCCTAGATATTTTGAACACGCACAATTATTAAATAGGATTTCCTATAGTGAAGCGATAGAATTGGCTTTTTATGGGGCTTCGGTAATTCATCCCAAAACGTTACAACCTTTGCAACGAAAGGAAATCCCGCTAAAAGTAAAATCTTTTTTGAATCCAAAAGAGCAAGGGACCACAGTTTGCAAGGGTGTCGATATTGAGCCAAAGGTACCATGCTTTATAGTAAAGAAAAATCAAGTGTTGATCTCCCTGTCTTCATTAGATTTTTCATACATCGTAGAAGACAATATCAGCGCCATTTTCAACTTGTTACATACTTACAAAATGAAGGTAGACGTTATTCAAAACTCTGCTATCAGCTTTTCCGTTTGCGTGGATAATTTATATGACAATTTGGACAAGCTGTTACAGGATTTGAAGGCGAATTTTAAGGTTACTTGCCATAAAAACGTCTCTTTGTACACGGTTAGGCACTATAATGATGCGGCAATCAAGGCCTTGGAGGAGGGCAAAACACTGCTCTTGAAACAATTAACCCAAGATACGGTGCAGATGGTAACCAATTGA
- a CDS encoding DUF1801 domain-containing protein, translating to MQYKATSPEDYINQVPEERKDILKALRQTIKDNLPKGFEEGIQYGMIGYYVPHSIYPKGYHCTPEEPLPFMSVASQKNSINLYHSGIYAVPEIHEWFVKEYPKYSKYKLDMGKSCIRFKRINEIPLQLIAELCHKMTPEEWISVYENALKKK from the coding sequence ATGCAATATAAAGCTACCTCTCCCGAAGACTATATCAATCAAGTACCGGAAGAACGTAAGGACATTTTAAAAGCCTTACGACAGACCATCAAAGATAACCTTCCCAAAGGATTCGAGGAAGGCATCCAATACGGTATGATAGGTTATTATGTTCCTCATAGCATATATCCCAAAGGTTATCATTGCACCCCCGAGGAACCATTGCCATTTATGAGTGTCGCTTCTCAAAAAAATTCCATCAACCTATACCATAGTGGCATTTATGCTGTCCCCGAAATTCACGAATGGTTTGTAAAAGAATATCCCAAATACAGCAAATACAAATTAGATATGGGTAAAAGCTGCATTCGGTTTAAGCGCATCAACGAAATTCCTCTCCAACTTATAGCCGAACTATGTCATAAAATGACTCCAGAAGAATGGATTTCGGTATATGAAAATGCCTTGAAGAAAAAATAA
- the fbp gene encoding class 1 fructose-bisphosphatase, whose protein sequence is MSHKHQTLGEFIIENQAAFKYSSGELSRLINSIRLAAKVVNHEVNKAGLVDIIGAAGETNIQGEDQQKLDVLANEKFIQTLTNRNIVCGIASEEEDDFISINSQDENNQNKYVVLIDPLDGSSNIDVNVSVGTIFSVYRRVTPVGTPVTIEDFLQKGNQQVAAGYVVYGTSTMLVYTTGAGVNGFTLNPAIGTFYLSHPNMQFPLDGNIYSVNEGNYIHFPQGIKDYIKYCQKEEGDRPYTSRYIGSLVSDFHRNMIKGGIYMYPKCSPKTNGKLRLLYECNPMAFLAEQANGKASDGYTRIMDIQPTELHERVPFICGSRNMVEKAEEFIQLADPK, encoded by the coding sequence ATGTCTCACAAACATCAAACTCTTGGAGAGTTTATCATAGAAAATCAAGCCGCATTTAAATATTCATCAGGAGAGCTATCAAGACTTATCAATTCCATCCGATTGGCCGCCAAAGTTGTTAACCACGAGGTAAACAAAGCAGGACTGGTAGATATTATTGGCGCTGCAGGCGAAACCAACATTCAAGGAGAAGACCAACAAAAACTGGATGTTTTAGCCAACGAAAAGTTTATACAAACACTTACCAACCGTAATATTGTTTGTGGTATTGCCAGTGAAGAAGAAGACGATTTCATCTCCATCAACTCACAGGACGAAAACAACCAAAACAAATACGTTGTGCTTATAGACCCTTTGGACGGATCGTCCAATATTGATGTAAACGTGTCTGTAGGAACCATTTTTTCGGTTTACAGACGTGTAACACCAGTTGGCACACCAGTAACCATTGAGGATTTTCTTCAGAAAGGAAATCAACAAGTTGCAGCTGGTTATGTGGTTTATGGTACTTCTACCATGCTCGTTTATACAACGGGAGCAGGAGTAAACGGATTCACTTTAAACCCAGCTATTGGCACCTTCTACCTCTCTCATCCAAATATGCAATTTCCATTGGATGGAAACATCTATTCGGTAAACGAAGGGAATTATATCCACTTCCCTCAAGGCATCAAGGATTATATAAAATATTGCCAGAAGGAAGAGGGAGACAGACCTTACACTTCTAGGTATATAGGATCATTGGTATCCGATTTCCATAGAAACATGATTAAAGGCGGTATTTATATGTATCCTAAATGCTCACCTAAAACCAATGGAAAGTTGCGTTTGCTATATGAATGTAACCCTATGGCATTTTTAGCAGAACAAGCCAACGGCAAGGCCAGTGATGGTTATACCAGAATAATGGACATACAACCTACCGAATTGCACGAACGTGTTCCATTTATTTGCGGCAGTAGGAACATGGTAGAAAAAGCAGAAGAATTTATTCAACTAGCCGACCCTAAATAA
- the rsmA gene encoding 16S rRNA (adenine(1518)-N(6)/adenine(1519)-N(6))-dimethyltransferase RsmA, with protein sequence MAHQHQVKAKKHLGQHFLTDESIAEKIADSLSLQGYKHVLEIGPGMGVLTKYLLKKDITTHVIEIDTESVEYLKSHYLHLSDRVIEQDFLKYDLTKVFGNEPFAIIGNYPYNISSQIVFKALNMRDQIPEFSGMFQKEVALRICSKEGSKVYGILSVLTQAFYDAEYLFTVPPTVFNPPPKVDSGVLLLKRKENYTLPVDEALFFKVVKTAFQQRRKTLRNSLKTLISSDNLKANVIFGKRPEQINVQEFIELTSLIENQ encoded by the coding sequence ATGGCACATCAACATCAGGTAAAAGCAAAGAAACATTTAGGACAGCACTTTTTAACCGACGAGTCCATAGCCGAAAAAATTGCAGACTCCTTATCATTGCAAGGGTACAAACACGTCCTTGAGATAGGTCCAGGTATGGGAGTGCTTACCAAGTACCTCTTAAAAAAAGACATCACCACACATGTTATTGAAATTGACACGGAATCTGTTGAATACCTAAAAAGCCACTATCTCCACCTTTCAGACCGTGTTATCGAACAGGACTTTTTAAAATATGATCTTACCAAGGTTTTTGGAAATGAGCCCTTCGCCATAATTGGTAATTATCCATACAATATTTCATCGCAAATTGTGTTCAAAGCATTGAACATGCGAGACCAGATTCCTGAATTTTCGGGCATGTTCCAAAAAGAAGTAGCGCTGCGAATTTGCTCTAAAGAAGGCAGTAAAGTTTACGGCATCCTATCGGTACTTACACAAGCTTTTTACGATGCCGAATACTTATTTACTGTACCGCCCACAGTTTTCAATCCACCACCAAAAGTAGATTCTGGAGTATTGCTTCTAAAACGCAAGGAAAATTACACGCTACCTGTTGATGAAGCCCTCTTCTTTAAGGTCGTAAAAACCGCTTTCCAACAACGCAGAAAAACACTGCGCAACAGTTTAAAAACACTCATTTCTTCAGATAATTTAAAAGCAAATGTTATATTTGGCAAGCGCCCCGAACAAATCAATGTTCAAGAGTTTATCGAACTCACATCCCTAATTGAAAACCAATAA